In a genomic window of Terriglobia bacterium:
- the lnt gene encoding apolipoprotein N-acyltransferase, translated as MTHRAPARVEGQLLLTTTRTHQRLPPLLLLPVLSGIIAWASFPKLSQSYLAWVALVPLIFYVARVRRPRSAFLGGALAGMLQFLALLYWIPRVLTHYGGLPAPGAWSLFILMAAILGCYPAAACALTRFCMNRGGSGFLLILAPAWVTLDYVRSLFPFGGFPWLMVGYSQADYLRLIQIADLAGVYAVSFLIVWVNVVIAWVLVHRSYNGLATLGAAAMLAGALAYGTGSLHRWDRTQPEYRAALLQGNLSVDVPESALAWKYQQGYVQMADRLGPARIDLLVLPEAPSPVIFQHDPGYQEIQRSLAQRFPLGLVFNNIYFREVEGTSRYFNSAFFLDRNGTEVGRYDKIHLVPFGEYIPLQKLFFFSETISKDVGNFYPGNSFVTVPLGGHLTNVIICFEAVFPELSRQFIRRGSQLIINLTNDAWYGDTSAPYQHLTMARWRAVECRRYLLRAANSGISAIVEPSGRIQVQTGLLREDTAVGGFAFLSGETFYARHGDSFPILCVIIICLALLWSLMRGTRLPVFPAHP; from the coding sequence TTGACGCATCGCGCGCCGGCGAGGGTGGAAGGGCAACTGCTGCTGACTACAACCAGAACTCATCAAAGACTGCCACCACTTCTGCTCCTTCCGGTGCTGTCCGGGATTATTGCCTGGGCTTCATTCCCAAAACTCAGTCAGAGTTATCTCGCGTGGGTAGCGCTGGTCCCGCTCATTTTCTATGTGGCGCGCGTACGGAGGCCCCGTAGTGCTTTTCTGGGCGGCGCGCTGGCCGGGATGCTTCAATTCCTCGCTCTGCTTTACTGGATCCCGCGGGTCCTCACCCATTATGGTGGCTTGCCTGCACCCGGGGCGTGGTCACTTTTTATCCTGATGGCAGCGATCCTGGGGTGCTATCCCGCCGCGGCGTGCGCCCTTACACGCTTCTGCATGAATCGCGGCGGCTCGGGATTCCTGCTGATATTGGCGCCCGCATGGGTCACCCTGGACTATGTGCGCAGCCTGTTCCCCTTCGGGGGATTTCCCTGGCTGATGGTCGGCTATTCCCAGGCCGATTATCTGAGGCTCATCCAGATCGCCGACCTCGCAGGCGTCTACGCCGTTTCATTCCTGATTGTCTGGGTCAACGTGGTGATCGCGTGGGTCCTGGTGCACCGCAGCTACAACGGGTTGGCGACCCTGGGTGCGGCCGCGATGCTGGCGGGTGCTCTGGCCTATGGCACCGGAAGCCTGCATCGCTGGGATCGGACGCAGCCTGAGTACCGCGCCGCGCTGCTGCAGGGCAACCTGTCCGTCGATGTGCCTGAATCGGCGCTGGCGTGGAAGTACCAGCAAGGGTATGTCCAAATGGCCGATCGTTTGGGCCCTGCACGGATCGACCTGTTGGTTCTGCCGGAGGCACCCTCGCCGGTCATTTTCCAGCACGATCCGGGTTACCAGGAGATTCAGCGCAGCCTCGCGCAGCGATTCCCGCTCGGGCTGGTTTTCAACAACATTTATTTTCGCGAGGTGGAGGGCACATCCAGGTACTTCAACAGCGCATTCTTTCTTGACCGGAATGGAACCGAGGTGGGGAGATATGACAAGATTCACCTCGTGCCCTTCGGCGAATACATACCTCTGCAGAAGCTCTTCTTTTTCAGCGAGACGATATCGAAGGACGTAGGGAATTTCTATCCGGGGAACAGTTTTGTGACCGTGCCCCTCGGGGGCCATCTCACGAACGTCATCATCTGTTTTGAGGCGGTTTTCCCGGAACTCTCGCGGCAGTTCATCCGGCGGGGCAGCCAGTTGATCATCAATTTGACCAACGATGCCTGGTATGGTGATACTTCAGCTCCTTACCAGCATCTAACGATGGCGCGCTGGAGAGCGGTCGAGTGCAGGCGCTATCTGCTGCGCGCAGCCAACTCGGGTATTTCGGCTATCGTGGAGCCGAGCGGGAGAATTCAAGTGCAGACCGGACTTCTACGGGAAGATACGGCCGTCGGCGGCTTCGCGTTTCTTTCGGGCGAGACCTTCTACGCGCGTCATGGCGATTCTTTCCCTATCCTCTGTGTTATCATTATTTGTTTGGCATTACTCTGGAGCCTCATGCGAGGAACCAGGTTGCCGGTGTTCCCGGCTCATCCGTAA